From Dysgonomonas mossii, a single genomic window includes:
- a CDS encoding helix-turn-helix domain-containing protein: MKVISIESEAYKSLLQKIDRIHSFVQKQEKENTILQQSDPSEVWLSDQDAATILRVSRRTMQRLRSNGEITYSIRGGRVWYLLAEVKRLLPGLVVNNNKKGGKP; encoded by the coding sequence ATGAAAGTAATAAGTATAGAATCGGAAGCCTATAAAAGTCTACTACAAAAAATTGACCGGATTCATTCTTTTGTACAAAAACAAGAAAAAGAAAATACTATCCTACAACAATCTGATCCATCAGAGGTTTGGCTGAGTGATCAAGATGCTGCTACCATATTACGGGTAAGTAGACGCACTATGCAGCGGTTACGCAGTAACGGAGAAATAACCTATTCAATCAGGGGAGGTAGAGTATGGTATCTGTTGGCAGAAGTGAAACGTCTATTACCGGGACTTGTGGTAAACAACAATAAGAAAGGAGGCAAACCATGA
- a CDS encoding helix-turn-helix domain-containing protein: protein MSENEGIKDFMQKWFEQFMGRFDRLDKFMDIMSGRHNVLNGERLLDNQDLCQMLNVSKRTLQRYRSAGELTYITIHHKIFYTEKNVEKFIRDHFRDNTDEEMVEKE from the coding sequence ATGAGCGAGAACGAAGGTATAAAAGATTTCATGCAAAAGTGGTTTGAGCAATTCATGGGACGCTTTGACCGATTGGATAAATTTATGGATATAATGAGCGGACGACATAACGTGCTAAACGGCGAACGTCTTTTGGATAATCAAGACTTGTGCCAAATGCTGAACGTAAGTAAACGGACATTGCAGCGTTACCGTTCGGCTGGCGAACTGACCTACATAACCATTCATCACAAGATATTTTATACAGAGAAAAACGTAGAGAAATTTATTCGTGATCATTTCAGAGATAACACTGATGAAGAAATGGTAGAAAAAGAATAA